In Pueribacillus theae, the genomic window CTATCGTTGCTTCTCCACTTTCTTTTAGAAACTCTGGAACGAAAGTAATTCCGATAACGCCATCCTTTTTTATCAATGAAAGAATTTGAGCATCGGTTAAGTTTCGTCGATGATTCGTAATGGTTTTAGCATTGGAATGCGATGCAATAGGATAGTCAGACAATTCAATCACATCCCAAAACGCCTTTTCCGATAAATGGGAAACATCGGTCCAAACATGGCATTGATTATTAAGTTTCACGACTTTTTTTCCAAAGGAGGTTAGACCTGCCCCTCTTTCTTCTAATATTCCATCAGCGGCCGCATTTGCCTCATTCCACGTTAAGCCAACCGAACGGACACCTAAGCGAAATAGTGTTTTTAATCTTATTAAGTCGCTCCCAATTGCCTCACATCCTTCAAGCGTTAAAATAGCGCCCACTTCGTTATCTTGTAAATTTAACGCATCATTTTTTGTAGTGATCAATCGAATGTCAGGGAATGTCAAAATTTTATCATAGAAGATGTTGATCATTTCGAGGGCGGCTTGAAAACGAAGGCTTTCATGGATACGAGGAGGGATGTAGATGGCGAAGCATTGAATATTCGTCGAAGCAGCTTTTTTTAAGGAGACATAATCCGTATGCAATTTATTGTCGCTGTAAAAATCGATCGAGGGATCAGACCACATTTTATACAGAACATCACAATGGGCATCAAAAATTCTCAATACTTATCAACCCTTTTCCAAACAATTTACCTTAAAAGCCGGAATTCCCAGCGGCTCTCACTAGGCAAAACCCTAAACTAATTTATATTTCGTTGTCTGGCTTTGCAAACGAAAATCTGTGATCAAATCAAAACCACCCGTGTGAACGGGTGGTTTGCTCTACGGCTGAAAGCCTTTGTTACTGGCCAGCC contains:
- a CDS encoding dipeptidase, which produces MRIFDAHCDVLYKMWSDPSIDFYSDNKLHTDYVSLKKAASTNIQCFAIYIPPRIHESLRFQAALEMINIFYDKILTFPDIRLITTKNDALNLQDNEVGAILTLEGCEAIGSDLIRLKTLFRLGVRSVGLTWNEANAAADGILEERGAGLTSFGKKVVKLNNQCHVWTDVSHLSEKAFWDVIELSDYPIASHSNAKTITNHRRNLTDAQILSLIKKDGVIGITFVPEFLKESGEATIGDILKHIDHICSLGGYRHIGFGSDFDGIDTTPAQLTNYSKYPLLINELLKRYPEHIVKGFLYNHFLNRIPF